From Coffea arabica cultivar ET-39 chromosome 2e, Coffea Arabica ET-39 HiFi, whole genome shotgun sequence, the proteins below share one genomic window:
- the LOC113731139 gene encoding uncharacterized protein, translated as MSKSNGEDDLDLLLSLHDRVLETPPASPAPSSPSPGYLSDDGVPKRRGHADMSVFRDAVQDCLDYDVQAAKKALKSNNSYKRNSDGDTTEVEKFSGLRIRNQVISSVELSNRISDIRFIRLPAIKNLLKGDTLSGCWATIGVLTEKGNQRTSSTGKPFAIWKIGCLDEKTVSLFLFGDAYQRNCNEKAGTVFGLFNCAVRKDNSENGFCLSVYSACNILKIGTSLDYGVCKGKKKDGMACTLVINKRRGIYCTYHRQKTSEKYSLKRTELKGGNLRTAFRDPLKPEGIYLVNPSVNGIKSSKSQAPLKLLSVDGLKKALSNAGKLTTNVCSQGIRFLAEVTATGKLSPKEPLNNSNKRSSTSTKKGRQIEKSYEEPETKRVKLSQSQGERVNFVGEKMIELDFVSSDEEV; from the exons ATGTCCAAGTCTAATGGCGAAGACGACCTGGATCTGCTCCTTTCTCTCCATGATAGGGTTTTGGAAACCCCGCCTGCTTCTCCTGCTCCTTCCTCCCCTTCTCCAG GGTATCTATCGGATGACGGGGTGCCAAAGCGCCGGGGCCATGCTGACATGTCAGTTTTTCGAGATGCCGTTCAAGATTGTCTTGATTATGATGTTCAAGCTGCCAAGAAAGCTCTTAAGTCCAACAACAGCTACAAGAGGAACTCGGATGGTGATACTACTGAGGTTGAGAAGTTCTCAGGTTTGAGAATTCG GAATCAAGTTATCTCATCCGTTGAGCTGAGCAACCGTATTTCAGATATCCGGTTTATTCGATTACCGGCCATAAA GAATTTGTTGAAAGGGGATACTCTCTCTGGGTGCTGGGCAACTATTGGAGTTTTAACTGAGAAAGGCAACCAAAGAACTAGTTCTACAGGAAAGCCTTTTGCAATATGGAaaattggttgtttggatgAAAAGACtgtttctcttttcttgttcGGTGATGCCTATCAGAGAAACTGCAATGAGAAGGCTGGAACTGTCTTTGGTCTTTTTAATTGCGCTGTCCGCAAGGACAACTCG GAAAATGGATTCTGTCTGAGTGTGTATTCTGCTTGTAACATCTTAAAAATCGGCACTTCTTTGGATTATGGAGTCTGCAAGGGGAAGAAGAAGGATGGGATGGCCTGCACATTAGTCATTAATAA ACGTAGAGGAATATATTGCACCTACCATAGAcag aAAACATCAGAGAAATACTCTCTTAAAAGGACAGAGCTCAAAGGAGG GAATTTGAGGACAGCCTTTAGGGATCCTCTGAAGCCAGAAGGAATTTACTTGGTCAATCCTTCAGTTAATGGAATAAAATCTTCAAAATCTCAAGCACCATTGAAGTTATTGTCTGTAGATGGGTTGAAGAAGGCCTTAAG TAATGCAGGCAAATTAACAACTAATGTGTGTTCGCAGGGGATTCGATTCCTTGCTGAAGTTACAG CCACAGGAAAATTGAGTCCAAAAGAACCGCTAAATAATTCGAACAAAAG GTCATCAACTTCAACGAAAAAGGGTCGTCAGATAGAAAAATCATATGAAGAACCAGAAACGAAAAGAGTAAAATTGTCGCAGAGTCAAGGAGAGAGAGTCAATTTTGTTGGAGAAAAAATGATCGAATTAGATTTTGTTAGTTCAGATGAAGAAGTTTGA